One segment of Sinorhizobium sp. BG8 DNA contains the following:
- the groL gene encoding chaperonin GroEL (60 kDa chaperone family; promotes refolding of misfolded polypeptides especially under stressful conditions; forms two stacked rings of heptamers to form a barrel-shaped 14mer; ends can be capped by GroES; misfolded proteins enter the barrel where they are refolded when GroES binds): MAAKEVKFGRNAREKMLRGVDILADAVKVTLGPKGRNVVIDKSFGAPRITKDGVSVAKEIELEDKFENMGAQMVREVASKTNDVAGDGTTTATVLAQAIVREGAKAVAAGMNPMDLKRGIDLAVKEVVKDLQAKAKKINTSEEVAQVGTISANGERQIGLDIAEAMQKVGNEGVITVEEAKTAETELEVVEGMQFDRGYLSPYFVTNPEKMVADLDDAYVLLHEKKLSNLQAMLPVLEAVVQTGKPLVIVAEDVEGEALATLVVNKLRGGLKIAAVKAPGFGDRRKAMLEDIAILTGGTVISEDLGIKLENVTLDMLGRAKKVSISKENTTIVDGAGQKAEIEGRVAQIKAQIEETTSDYDREKLQERLAKLAGGVAVIRVGGSTEIEVKEKKDRIDDALNATRAAVQEGIVPGGGVALLRASSQLTVKGENADQEAGINIVRRALQAPARQIAENAGDEASIVVGKILEQKGDNYGYNAQTGEYGDMIAMGIVDPVKVVRTALQDAASVAGLLVTTEAMIAELPKKDAPMGGGMPDMGGMGGMM; the protein is encoded by the coding sequence ATGGCAGCCAAAGAAGTAAAATTCGGCCGCAACGCGCGCGAAAAGATGCTGCGTGGCGTCGACATCCTCGCTGATGCAGTGAAGGTAACACTCGGCCCGAAGGGTCGTAACGTCGTTATCGACAAGTCCTTCGGCGCACCGCGCATCACCAAGGACGGCGTTTCCGTTGCCAAGGAAATCGAACTCGAAGACAAGTTCGAGAACATGGGTGCCCAGATGGTCCGCGAAGTCGCTTCGAAGACCAACGATGTTGCCGGTGACGGCACCACCACCGCGACCGTTCTCGCCCAGGCGATCGTCCGCGAAGGCGCAAAGGCCGTTGCTGCCGGCATGAACCCGATGGACCTGAAGCGCGGCATCGACCTCGCTGTCAAGGAAGTCGTCAAGGATCTCCAGGCCAAGGCCAAGAAGATCAACACCTCGGAAGAAGTTGCACAGGTCGGCACGATCTCGGCAAACGGCGAGCGCCAGATCGGCCTCGACATTGCTGAAGCCATGCAGAAGGTCGGCAACGAAGGCGTCATCACGGTTGAAGAAGCCAAGACCGCCGAAACCGAACTCGAAGTCGTCGAAGGCATGCAGTTCGACCGCGGCTACCTGTCGCCCTACTTCGTGACCAACCCGGAAAAGATGGTCGCCGACCTCGACGACGCCTACGTTCTCCTGCACGAGAAGAAGCTCTCGAACCTCCAGGCCATGCTGCCGGTTCTCGAAGCTGTCGTTCAGACCGGCAAGCCGCTCGTCATCGTTGCTGAAGACGTTGAAGGCGAAGCTCTTGCGACCCTCGTCGTCAACAAGCTCCGTGGCGGCCTCAAGATTGCTGCTGTCAAGGCTCCGGGCTTCGGCGACCGCCGCAAGGCCATGCTCGAAGACATCGCCATCCTGACCGGCGGTACCGTGATCTCCGAAGACCTCGGCATCAAGCTCGAAAACGTCACGCTCGACATGCTCGGCCGTGCGAAGAAGGTTTCGATCTCCAAGGAAAACACGACGATCGTCGACGGTGCAGGCCAGAAGGCTGAAATCGAAGGCCGCGTCGCCCAGATCAAGGCTCAGATCGAAGAAACCACCTCCGACTACGACCGCGAGAAGCTGCAGGAACGCCTTGCAAAGCTCGCTGGCGGCGTTGCCGTGATCCGCGTCGGCGGCTCGACGGAAATCGAAGTGAAGGAAAAGAAGGACCGCATCGACGACGCGCTTAACGCGACCCGCGCTGCTGTTCAGGAAGGCATCGTACCGGGCGGCGGCGTCGCTCTGCTGCGCGCTTCTTCCCAGCTGACCGTCAAGGGCGAGAACGCCGACCAGGAAGCCGGCATCAACATCGTTCGTCGCGCTCTGCAGGCTCCGGCCCGCCAGATCGCAGAGAACGCTGGTGACGAAGCTTCGATCGTCGTCGGCAAGATCCTCGAGCAGAAGGGCGACAACTACGGCTACAACGCCCAGACCGGCGAATATGGCGACATGATCGCCATGGGTATCGTCGATCCGGTCAAGGTCGTTCGCACCGCTCTGCAGGACGCAGCTTCGGTTGCAGGCCTCCTCGTCACCACCGAAGCCATGATCGCCGAGCTGCCGAAGAAGGACGCTCCGATGGGCGGCGGCATGCCCGACATGGGCGGCATGGGCGGCATGATGTGA
- the groES gene encoding co-chaperone GroES, whose product MASTNFRPLHDRVVVRRVESEEKTKGGIIIPDTAKEKPQEGEIVAVGSGARDESGKVVALDVKVGDRVLFGKWSGTEVKLNGEDLLIMKEADIMGIIG is encoded by the coding sequence ATGGCAAGCACCAACTTCCGTCCGCTCCACGACCGCGTCGTCGTACGTCGCGTCGAGTCCGAAGAAAAGACCAAGGGCGGGATCATCATTCCTGACACCGCGAAGGAAAAGCCGCAGGAAGGCGAAATCGTCGCCGTCGGCTCCGGCGCACGTGACGAAAGCGGCAAGGTCGTCGCTCTCGACGTGAAGGTCGGCGATCGCGTTCTGTTCGGCAAGTGGTCGGGCACCGAAGTCAAGCTCAACGGCGAAGACCTTCTGATCATGAAGGAAGCCGACATCATGGGCATCATCGGCTGA
- a CDS encoding sulfurtransferase/chromate resistance protein, whose protein sequence is MASYNAISSEKLVRLIGTPKAPILIDVRDEDDFSAAPFLLPAAIRKSHTEIRQWAGDYRGHQAVVICQKGLKLSEGVAAFLRSEGAQAEVLEGGFETWQKAGLPLVPVSRLPGQCNRGGTLWVTRSRPKIDRIACPWLIRRFVDPKAVFLFVAPSEVEAVAHRFDATPFDVEGVFWSHRGELCSFDVMIEEFALAFPALQHLARIVRGADTDRPDLEPQAAGLLAISLGLSRMYADDLEQLEAGMLLYDALYRWARDASQEKHDWVSHGARK, encoded by the coding sequence ATGGCTTCCTACAATGCAATTTCATCCGAAAAGCTCGTGCGCCTGATCGGCACGCCAAAAGCGCCGATCCTGATCGACGTGCGCGACGAGGACGATTTCTCCGCCGCGCCATTCCTGCTGCCTGCTGCCATCAGGAAAAGCCACACGGAGATCCGGCAATGGGCCGGCGATTATCGCGGCCACCAGGCCGTCGTCATCTGCCAAAAGGGTCTGAAGCTCAGCGAGGGCGTTGCCGCATTCCTGCGTTCCGAGGGCGCCCAGGCGGAAGTCCTCGAAGGCGGTTTCGAGACCTGGCAGAAGGCGGGCCTGCCGCTTGTTCCGGTCTCGCGACTGCCGGGGCAATGCAATAGAGGCGGAACGCTCTGGGTGACGCGTTCCCGGCCGAAGATAGATCGGATCGCCTGCCCCTGGCTGATCCGGCGCTTCGTCGATCCCAAGGCGGTCTTCCTCTTCGTCGCTCCCTCCGAGGTCGAAGCGGTCGCGCATCGCTTCGACGCCACGCCCTTCGATGTCGAGGGAGTGTTCTGGAGCCATCGCGGCGAACTTTGCTCCTTCGACGTGATGATCGAGGAGTTCGCGCTTGCCTTTCCGGCCTTGCAACATCTCGCCCGCATCGTTCGCGGCGCCGATACGGACCGGCCGGATCTCGAGCCGCAGGCCGCAGGGCTGCTCGCCATATCACTCGGACTTTCGCGCATGTACGCGGACGATCTCGAACAGCTCGAGGCGGGTATGCTGCTCTACGACGCGCTCTATCGCTGGGCGCGAGACGCCTCGCAGGAAAAACACGACTGGGTCTCGCATGGCGCGCGCAAGTGA
- the chrA gene encoding chromate efflux transporter has protein sequence MNDRMTADASPRHPTFGEALKVWARIGLLSFGGPAGQIALMHRELVDERRWISESRFLHALNYCMLLPGPEAQQLATYVGWLLHGARGGIAAGTLFVLPGFLVICVLSSAYALFQDTHWLDALFFGLKAAVLVIVVQALIRIASRTLKTPAARILAALAFLALFAFALPFPLVILLAGVVGYVAARTAPGLLQPQAGHRSHVPDLPSVIGEGVEGGRQTPGRAFLVVAVCCALWIAPFLLLAMVPGHTGAFNAIGVFFSKMAVVTFGGAYAVLAYVAQQAVDTYQWLKPGEMLDGLALAETTPGPLVLVLSFVGFLAAFRDADGLDPLLSGLLGAFLAAWVTFVPCFLWIFLGAPHVERLRGNEALSGALAAISAAVVGVILNLALWFGLHVLFREVGRLEAGPLSMPLPAWSSIDLHALALTIVSAFMLLRLKTGILTALSVSGVLGFLLSWPL, from the coding sequence ATGAACGACCGGATGACAGCAGACGCCTCTCCCAGACACCCGACATTCGGGGAGGCGCTGAAGGTCTGGGCACGGATCGGGCTTCTGAGCTTCGGAGGCCCCGCCGGGCAGATCGCGCTCATGCACCGCGAGCTGGTGGACGAGCGGCGATGGATCTCCGAAAGCCGGTTCCTGCATGCGCTGAACTATTGCATGCTGCTGCCGGGTCCCGAGGCCCAGCAGCTTGCCACCTATGTCGGCTGGCTGCTGCACGGCGCCCGCGGCGGCATCGCGGCCGGGACGCTCTTCGTCTTGCCCGGCTTCCTCGTCATCTGCGTGCTCTCTTCCGCTTACGCCCTCTTCCAGGATACCCACTGGCTGGATGCCCTCTTCTTCGGCTTGAAGGCCGCTGTCCTCGTGATCGTCGTCCAGGCGCTCATCCGGATCGCCAGTCGCACGCTGAAGACGCCCGCCGCACGCATTCTTGCCGCGCTCGCCTTCCTCGCGCTCTTCGCCTTCGCGCTGCCGTTCCCGCTGGTCATTCTTCTTGCCGGTGTTGTCGGATATGTCGCGGCGCGCACCGCGCCCGGCCTTCTCCAGCCGCAGGCGGGCCATCGCAGCCACGTGCCGGACCTTCCATCTGTTATCGGAGAAGGCGTGGAAGGGGGAAGGCAGACCCCGGGGAGGGCGTTCCTCGTCGTCGCGGTCTGTTGCGCACTCTGGATCGCGCCCTTCCTGCTCCTGGCGATGGTTCCGGGCCACACCGGCGCCTTCAATGCGATCGGTGTCTTTTTCTCGAAAATGGCGGTCGTCACGTTCGGCGGCGCCTATGCCGTTCTCGCCTACGTCGCTCAGCAGGCGGTCGACACCTATCAATGGCTCAAGCCGGGAGAGATGCTGGACGGTCTGGCGCTCGCCGAGACGACGCCGGGCCCGCTGGTGCTCGTGCTGTCCTTCGTCGGCTTTCTTGCCGCCTTTCGCGATGCCGACGGCCTGGATCCGCTGCTGTCCGGGCTCCTCGGGGCTTTCCTCGCCGCCTGGGTCACGTTCGTGCCCTGCTTCCTTTGGATCTTTCTCGGTGCGCCCCACGTCGAGAGGCTGCGCGGCAACGAGGCGCTTTCAGGGGCGCTGGCCGCAATCTCGGCGGCTGTTGTCGGCGTGATCCTCAATCTCGCCCTCTGGTTCGGCTTGCATGTGCTCTTTCGCGAGGTCGGACGCCTGGAGGCGGGGCCCCTGTCGATGCCGTTGCCCGCATGGTCCTCCATCGATCTTCACGCCCTCGCGCTTACGATCGTCTCGGCCTTCATGTTGCTCCGGCTGAAGACCGGGATCCTCACCGCGCTTTCGGTCAGTGGTGTCCTCGGCTTCCTCCTTTCATGGCCTTTGTGA
- a CDS encoding TIGR01459 family HAD-type hydrolase has translation MAKRIDSFDEITGHYDVVLCDVWGVLHNGVEAFANASQALAAARAAGLAVVLITNSPRPSPGVKVQIRGLGVEDDAYDRIVTSGDVTRALISSGPPKIYFIGGDKDHPLLTGLDVERVSAEEAEIVVCAGFRDDETETAEDYREELTVLAARHLPFICANPDLVVERGHRLIPCGGALAQLYGELGGTTLIAGKPHRPIYEASMTEAREVFGEFASSRVIAIGDGMPTDVRGAEAFGLDVLYISGGIHAQEYVVDGRTDEKLLAAFLEREGATPKWWMPALK, from the coding sequence ATGGCAAAGCGCATCGATTCCTTCGACGAGATCACAGGGCACTATGACGTCGTGCTGTGCGACGTGTGGGGCGTATTGCACAACGGGGTCGAAGCCTTCGCGAACGCGTCGCAGGCGCTGGCCGCGGCCCGGGCTGCTGGCCTCGCAGTGGTGCTGATCACCAATTCCCCGCGACCGTCACCGGGCGTCAAGGTGCAGATCCGCGGCCTCGGCGTAGAGGATGACGCCTACGACCGCATCGTTACGTCGGGTGATGTCACACGCGCGCTGATTTCGTCCGGACCGCCGAAGATCTATTTCATCGGCGGCGACAAGGATCATCCGCTATTGACCGGCCTCGATGTCGAGCGCGTGTCGGCCGAGGAGGCGGAAATCGTTGTCTGTGCGGGCTTCCGCGACGACGAGACCGAAACGGCAGAGGACTACCGCGAGGAACTGACAGTGCTCGCCGCCCGCCACCTGCCTTTCATCTGCGCCAATCCGGACCTCGTGGTCGAGCGCGGACATCGCCTCATCCCCTGCGGCGGGGCGCTCGCCCAGCTTTACGGCGAACTCGGCGGCACGACACTCATCGCCGGCAAGCCCCATCGGCCCATCTACGAGGCGTCGATGACTGAGGCACGCGAGGTCTTCGGCGAATTCGCATCGTCGCGGGTCATTGCCATCGGCGACGGAATGCCGACCGATGTCAGGGGTGCGGAGGCGTTCGGGCTTGATGTACTGTATATCTCCGGCGGCATCCATGCGCAGGAGTACGTTGTCGACGGGCGCACCGACGAGAAGCTGCTCGCAGCATTCCTGGAAAGAGAAGGCGCGACGCCGAAGTGGTGGATGCCTGCCCTGAAGTGA
- a CDS encoding bifunctional riboflavin kinase/FAD synthetase, with product MTVFHRNETRDPLPEALRGGVIAIGNFDGVHRGHQSVLDRALQIARERAIPALVLTFEPHPRTVFRPDQPVFRLTPAPLKARILEGMGFNAVIEYPFDRQLSQLSPHDFVDSVLLDWLHASHIVTGFDFHFGKGREGGPAYLMAAGEANGFGVTLVDAFRDENTSVVSSSLIRSMLCEGDVVGAAGELGYRFTVEQEVIGGKQLGRTLGYPTANMQLPPEAGLRNGIYAVRFRRADGTLHDGVASFGRRPTVDANGAPLLETFVFDYSGDLYGQVCSVSFFGHLRDELKFDGLDALVAQMKRDDEEARALLSGVRPLSEIDLRLCF from the coding sequence ATGACTGTCTTTCATCGAAACGAGACCAGGGATCCGCTTCCCGAAGCGCTCCGCGGCGGAGTGATCGCGATCGGCAATTTCGATGGCGTGCATCGCGGACACCAGTCCGTGCTCGACCGGGCGCTGCAGATTGCGCGCGAGCGTGCGATCCCGGCGCTGGTGCTGACATTCGAGCCTCATCCGCGCACGGTCTTCCGCCCGGATCAACCGGTCTTCCGCCTCACGCCCGCTCCGCTCAAGGCGCGCATCCTCGAAGGCATGGGCTTCAACGCCGTCATCGAATATCCGTTCGATCGCCAGCTCTCCCAGCTGTCGCCGCACGATTTCGTCGACTCGGTGCTGTTGGACTGGCTGCATGCCTCCCATATCGTCACCGGCTTCGATTTCCATTTCGGCAAGGGTCGCGAAGGTGGCCCCGCCTACCTGATGGCCGCCGGCGAAGCCAACGGCTTCGGGGTGACGCTGGTCGACGCATTCCGTGACGAGAATACCTCGGTCGTATCCTCGAGCCTCATCCGCTCTATGCTCTGTGAAGGCGACGTCGTCGGTGCGGCCGGCGAGCTCGGCTACCGCTTCACGGTCGAGCAGGAGGTCATCGGCGGCAAGCAGCTCGGCCGCACGCTCGGATACCCGACTGCCAACATGCAGCTTCCTCCTGAAGCGGGCCTTCGCAACGGCATCTACGCGGTGCGGTTCCGTCGAGCCGACGGGACCTTGCACGACGGGGTCGCAAGCTTCGGACGCCGGCCGACGGTCGACGCTAACGGCGCACCGCTTCTCGAGACCTTCGTGTTCGACTATTCCGGCGATCTCTATGGTCAGGTCTGCTCGGTCTCCTTCTTCGGCCACCTTCGCGACGAGCTGAAGTTCGACGGGCTCGATGCGCTGGTTGCGCAGATGAAGCGGGATGACGAGGAGGCGAGGGCACTTCTTTCCGGCGTGCGTCCGCTGAGCGAGATCGATCTGCGTCTCTGCTTCTAG
- the ileS gene encoding isoleucine--tRNA ligase, with product MTDTPEKVDYSSTLYLPQTEFPMRAGLPQKEPETVARWQKMDLYKKLRASAAGREKFVLHDGPPYANGNIHIGHALNKILKDVINRSFQMRGYDANYVPGWDCHGLPIEWKIEEKYREKGKNKDEVPVNEFRRECRDFASGWIKVQSEEFKRLGIEGDFENPYTTMNFHAEARIAGELMKIARSGQLYRGSKPIMWSVVERTALAEAEVEYADVESDMIWVKFPVKSGPDSLVGSFVVIWTTTPWTIPGNRAVAFSSRYAYGLYEVATAENDFGPQPGEKLIFAKRLAEESAAKAKLTFNFVRDIEGDELAAVVCNHPLHGLGGGYDFKVPLLDGDHVTDDAGTGFVHTAPSHGREDFEAWMDNARALEARGISSAIPFPVDDAGFYTADAPGFGPDAEDGAARVIDDKGKKGDANDRVIKALIARHALFARGRLKHSYPHSWRSKKPVIFRNTPQWFVYMDKDFGDGTTLRSRSLSAIDATRFVPAAGQNRLRAMIESRPDWVLSRQRAWGVPIAIFADEQGEILVDEAVNARILEAFEKEGADAWFAEGAKERFLGNDHDHARWLQVMDILDVWFDSGSTHTFTLEDRPDLKWPADVYLEGSDQHRGWFHSSLLESCATRGRAPYDAVVTHGFTMDEKGEKMSKSKGNVVAPQDVMKDAGADILRLWVMTTDYWEDQRLGKTIIQTNIDAYRKLRNTIRWMLGTLAHDKGEEIAHADMPELERLMLHRLCELDQLVREGYDAFDFKKIARALIDFSNVELSAFYFDVRKDALYCDAPSSLRRRASLAVIRKIFECLVTWLAPMLPFTTEEAWLSLKPDAVSVHLEQFPAVAAEWRDDALKAKWEKIREVRTVVTGALEIERREKRIGSSLEAAPVVHVGDPELLKALDGEDFAEICITSAITVVAGEGPADAFRLGEVAKVAVEPKRAEGRKCARSWRITTDVGSDADYPDVSARDAAALREIGFRVAA from the coding sequence ATGACCGATACGCCCGAAAAAGTCGATTATTCCTCCACCCTCTACCTGCCGCAGACGGAGTTCCCGATGCGCGCCGGCCTGCCGCAGAAGGAACCGGAAACGGTGGCCCGCTGGCAGAAGATGGACCTCTACAAGAAGCTGCGCGCCTCTGCCGCCGGCCGCGAAAAGTTCGTGCTCCACGACGGCCCGCCCTACGCCAACGGCAACATCCACATCGGCCATGCGCTCAACAAGATCCTCAAGGACGTCATCAACCGCTCGTTCCAGATGCGCGGCTATGATGCCAACTACGTTCCGGGCTGGGACTGCCACGGCCTTCCGATCGAATGGAAGATCGAGGAAAAGTACCGCGAGAAGGGCAAGAACAAGGACGAGGTTCCCGTCAACGAGTTCCGCCGGGAGTGCCGCGACTTCGCCTCGGGCTGGATCAAGGTCCAGTCGGAGGAGTTCAAGCGCCTCGGCATCGAGGGCGACTTCGAGAACCCCTACACCACGATGAATTTCCACGCGGAAGCGCGCATCGCCGGCGAGCTGATGAAGATCGCCAGGAGCGGCCAGCTCTACCGCGGCTCCAAGCCGATCATGTGGTCGGTGGTTGAGCGCACGGCGCTGGCCGAAGCGGAAGTCGAATATGCCGACGTCGAGAGCGACATGATCTGGGTGAAGTTCCCGGTCAAGTCTGGTCCGGATTCTCTGGTGGGTTCCTTCGTCGTCATCTGGACCACGACCCCCTGGACGATCCCCGGCAACCGCGCGGTCGCGTTCTCTTCGCGCTATGCCTACGGCCTCTACGAAGTCGCGACTGCCGAGAACGACTTCGGCCCGCAGCCGGGTGAGAAGCTGATCTTCGCCAAGCGTCTTGCCGAGGAGTCGGCGGCCAAGGCCAAGCTGACATTCAACTTCGTCCGCGACATCGAGGGCGACGAGCTTGCGGCTGTCGTGTGCAACCATCCACTGCACGGCCTCGGCGGCGGCTATGATTTCAAGGTTCCGCTGCTCGACGGCGACCACGTCACGGATGATGCCGGCACGGGCTTCGTCCATACCGCGCCGAGCCATGGTCGCGAAGACTTCGAGGCGTGGATGGACAATGCCCGGGCGCTCGAGGCGCGCGGCATCTCCTCCGCCATCCCGTTCCCGGTCGACGATGCCGGCTTCTACACGGCCGACGCGCCGGGCTTCGGTCCGGATGCGGAGGATGGCGCCGCACGCGTCATCGACGACAAGGGCAAGAAGGGTGACGCCAACGACCGCGTCATCAAGGCGCTGATCGCACGCCACGCGCTGTTCGCCCGCGGCCGTCTGAAGCACTCCTATCCGCATTCCTGGCGCTCCAAGAAGCCGGTGATCTTCCGCAACACGCCGCAATGGTTCGTCTACATGGACAAGGACTTCGGCGACGGCACGACGCTGCGTTCGCGTTCGCTGTCGGCGATCGATGCGACGCGTTTCGTTCCGGCCGCCGGCCAGAACCGCCTGCGCGCAATGATCGAGAGCCGCCCGGACTGGGTTCTCTCCCGCCAGCGAGCCTGGGGCGTTCCGATCGCCATCTTTGCCGACGAGCAGGGCGAGATCCTTGTCGACGAGGCGGTCAACGCCCGCATCCTCGAAGCCTTCGAAAAGGAAGGCGCGGACGCCTGGTTCGCGGAAGGTGCCAAGGAGCGGTTCCTCGGCAACGACCACGATCATGCCCGCTGGCTGCAGGTCATGGATATCCTCGACGTCTGGTTCGATTCAGGCTCGACGCACACCTTCACCCTGGAGGACCGTCCGGACCTGAAATGGCCGGCCGACGTCTATCTCGAAGGCTCCGACCAGCACCGCGGCTGGTTCCACTCGTCGCTGCTCGAGAGCTGCGCGACGCGCGGCCGTGCTCCCTACGACGCCGTCGTCACCCATGGCTTCACCATGGATGAGAAGGGCGAGAAGATGTCGAAATCCAAGGGCAACGTCGTTGCACCCCAGGACGTGATGAAGGATGCCGGCGCCGATATCCTGCGCCTGTGGGTCATGACCACCGACTACTGGGAAGACCAGCGCCTCGGCAAGACGATCATCCAGACCAACATCGACGCCTACCGCAAGCTGCGCAACACGATCCGCTGGATGCTTGGCACGCTCGCCCATGACAAGGGCGAGGAGATCGCTCATGCCGATATGCCCGAGCTCGAAAGGCTCATGCTGCACCGGCTTTGCGAACTCGACCAGTTGGTTCGCGAGGGCTACGACGCCTTCGACTTCAAGAAGATCGCGCGTGCGTTGATCGATTTCTCGAACGTCGAGCTCTCGGCATTCTACTTCGACGTCCGCAAGGATGCGCTGTATTGCGATGCGCCGTCGAGCCTTCGCCGCCGCGCGAGCCTTGCCGTGATCCGCAAGATCTTCGAGTGCCTCGTCACCTGGCTGGCGCCGATGCTGCCCTTCACCACGGAGGAGGCCTGGCTGTCGCTGAAGCCCGACGCGGTTTCGGTGCATCTGGAGCAGTTCCCGGCCGTTGCCGCCGAATGGCGCGACGACGCGCTGAAGGCGAAGTGGGAAAAGATCCGCGAAGTCCGCACCGTCGTGACCGGCGCTCTCGAAATCGAGCGGCGCGAGAAGCGGATCGGTTCGTCGCTGGAGGCGGCTCCCGTGGTTCATGTCGGCGATCCGGAGCTTCTCAAGGCGCTGGACGGCGAGGACTTCGCCGAGATCTGCATCACCTCGGCGATCACCGTGGTGGCTGGCGAGGGGCCGGCGGATGCATTCCGTCTCGGCGAGGTGGCAAAGGTTGCCGTCGAGCCGAAGCGGGCGGAAGGCCGCAAGTGCGCCCGCTCCTGGCGAATCACCACGGATGTCGGCTCGGATGCGGACTATCCCGACGTTTCGGCACGCGATGCCGCCGCGCTTCGGGAGATTGGCTTCCGCGTCGCGGCCTGA